From the genome of Duffyella gerundensis, one region includes:
- a CDS encoding YaiI/YqxD family protein, with the protein MPIWVDADACPKVIKEVLYRAADRTSTLITFVANQSLSVPPSPWLKTLRVAAGFDVADNEIVQRAQPGDLVITADIPLAAEVMEKGAIALNPRGERYSDATIRERLTMRDFMDTLRSSGIQTGGPATLNQRDRQQFANELDKWLLQQR; encoded by the coding sequence ATGCCAATTTGGGTGGATGCCGATGCGTGTCCAAAAGTAATTAAAGAAGTGCTCTATCGTGCCGCTGACCGAACCTCGACATTGATAACCTTTGTTGCGAATCAGTCGCTGTCGGTGCCGCCGTCGCCGTGGCTGAAGACGCTGCGCGTCGCGGCCGGTTTTGACGTTGCTGATAATGAAATTGTGCAGCGGGCACAGCCGGGCGATCTGGTGATCACCGCTGATATTCCGCTAGCGGCAGAAGTGATGGAGAAGGGCGCTATCGCGCTGAATCCACGCGGTGAGCGCTACAGCGACGCCACTATTCGTGAACGGCTGACCATGCGTGATTTTATGGATACGTTGCGCAGCAGCGGCATTCAAACCGGCGGTCCGGCGACGTTGAATCAGCGCGATCGGCAGCAGTTTGCCAACGAGCTGGATAAGTGGTTATTGCAGCAGCGCTAA